A region of Diospyros lotus cultivar Yz01 chromosome 3, ASM1463336v1, whole genome shotgun sequence DNA encodes the following proteins:
- the LOC127797288 gene encoding receptor-like protein EIX2 isoform X4 — translation MRTLAVFVLVWSVCATASSGGVSCNQKEKQALLAFKQPLSSDPPGALSSWSLDGPNSDCCNWTGVYCDNMTGRVIELHLSNLHLMGNLTPSLLDLKFLNYLDLSGNNFGGSPIPSFLGSMTSLVHLYLFDAGFEGLIPHQLQNLSNIRYLDIGNYGLHADNLNWIAHLRALEYLNLGGIDLSREVDWVREFLILQRLNDG, via the coding sequence ATGCGGACACTGGCAGTGTTTGTGTTGGTTTGGTCTGTGTGTGCAACAGCCAGTAGTGGAGGTGTGAGTTGCAATCAGAAGGAAAAGCAAGCCCTTTTGGCTTTCAAGCAACCTCTCTCTTCTGATCCTCCAGGCGCCCTGTCTTCCTGGTCTCTCGATGGTCCCAACTCCGATTGTTGCAATTGGACAGGTGTTTATTGCGACAACATGACCGGTCGAGTCATTGAACTGCATCTTTCCAATCTACATTTAATGGGCAATCTTACACCTTCATTGTTAGAtctgaaatttctaaattatttggATTTGAGTGGCAATAATTTTGGAGGCTCTCCCATTCCAAGTTTCTTAGGTTCTATGACAAGTCTCGTACATCTGTATCTCTTTGATGCTGGATTTGAGGGGTTGATTCCTCATCAGCTTCAAAATCTATCCAACATTCGTTACCTTGATATAGGGAACTATGGGCTACATGCAGACAATCTCAACTGGATTGCTCATCTTCGTGCTTTGGAATATCTTAACTTGGGTGGAATCGACCTCAGTAGGGAAGTTGATTGGGTTCGAGAG
- the LOC127797288 gene encoding receptor-like protein EIX2 isoform X3: MRTLAVFVLVWSVCATASSGGVSCNQKEKQALLAFKQPLSSDPPGALSSWSLDGPNSDCCNWTGVYCDNMTGRVIELHLSNLHLMGNLTPSLLDLKFLNYLDLSGNNFGGSPIPSFLGSMTSLVHLYLFDAGFEGLIPHQLQNLSNIRYLDIGNYGLHADNLNWIAHLRALEYLNLGGIDLSREVDWVREDLFPLSFAKRKITKIH, translated from the exons ATGCGGACACTGGCAGTGTTTGTGTTGGTTTGGTCTGTGTGTGCAACAGCCAGTAGTGGAGGTGTGAGTTGCAATCAGAAGGAAAAGCAAGCCCTTTTGGCTTTCAAGCAACCTCTCTCTTCTGATCCTCCAGGCGCCCTGTCTTCCTGGTCTCTCGATGGTCCCAACTCCGATTGTTGCAATTGGACAGGTGTTTATTGCGACAACATGACCGGTCGAGTCATTGAACTGCATCTTTCCAATCTACATTTAATGGGCAATCTTACACCTTCATTGTTAGAtctgaaatttctaaattatttggATTTGAGTGGCAATAATTTTGGAGGCTCTCCCATTCCAAGTTTCTTAGGTTCTATGACAAGTCTCGTACATCTGTATCTCTTTGATGCTGGATTTGAGGGGTTGATTCCTCATCAGCTTCAAAATCTATCCAACATTCGTTACCTTGATATAGGGAACTATGGGCTACATGCAGACAATCTCAACTGGATTGCTCATCTTCGTGCTTTGGAATATCTTAACTTGGGTGGAATCGACCTCAGTAGGGAAGTTGATTGGGTTCGAGAG gACCTATTTCCACTGTCCTTTGCCAAAaggaaaataaccaaaatacatTAG
- the LOC127797288 gene encoding receptor-like protein EIX2 isoform X2: MRTLAVFVLVWSVCATASSGGVSCNQKEKQALLAFKQPLSSDPPGALSSWSLDGPNSDCCNWTGVYCDNMTGRVIELHLSNLHLMGNLTPSLLDLKFLNYLDLSGNNFGGSPIPSFLGSMTSLVHLYLFDAGFEGLIPHQLQNLSNIRYLDIGNYGLHADNLNWIAHLRALEYLNLGGIDLSREVDWVREAVWFRLITIGLGPNEHSK, encoded by the coding sequence ATGCGGACACTGGCAGTGTTTGTGTTGGTTTGGTCTGTGTGTGCAACAGCCAGTAGTGGAGGTGTGAGTTGCAATCAGAAGGAAAAGCAAGCCCTTTTGGCTTTCAAGCAACCTCTCTCTTCTGATCCTCCAGGCGCCCTGTCTTCCTGGTCTCTCGATGGTCCCAACTCCGATTGTTGCAATTGGACAGGTGTTTATTGCGACAACATGACCGGTCGAGTCATTGAACTGCATCTTTCCAATCTACATTTAATGGGCAATCTTACACCTTCATTGTTAGAtctgaaatttctaaattatttggATTTGAGTGGCAATAATTTTGGAGGCTCTCCCATTCCAAGTTTCTTAGGTTCTATGACAAGTCTCGTACATCTGTATCTCTTTGATGCTGGATTTGAGGGGTTGATTCCTCATCAGCTTCAAAATCTATCCAACATTCGTTACCTTGATATAGGGAACTATGGGCTACATGCAGACAATCTCAACTGGATTGCTCATCTTCGTGCTTTGGAATATCTTAACTTGGGTGGAATCGACCTCAGTAGGGAAGTTGATTGGGTTCGAGAG
- the LOC127796996 gene encoding protein argonaute 1-like, producing MCVISGMVFHREPVLPLISARPDQVERVLKARFHDAMTKLHPQGKELDLLIVILPDNNGTLYGDVKRICETDLGIVSQCWQNDNKQVQLLALRMQFGHSIMG from the exons ATGTGTGTAATTTCAGGAATG GTATTTCATCGCGAACCTGTGCTTCCACTAATCAGTGCCCGCCCTGATCAGGTAGAAAGGGTCTTGAAAGCTCGGTTCCATGATGCTATGACCAAACTGCATCCTCAGGGCAAGGAGCTGGACCTGCTTATTGTCATTTTGCCTGATAATAATGGTACTCTATATG GTGATGTGAAGCGGATTTGTGAGACAGATCTTGGCATTGTTTCCCAGTGCTG GCAAAATGACAATAAGCAGGTCCAGCTCCTTGCCCTGAGGATGCAGTTTGGTCATAGCATCATGGGATGA